The DNA sequence AACAAAGTAAGAGATCTTATGTTCGAATATCGAGagtaactaatttattttctcATACCCTTAATTAGTATATAAGTATGTcgatatctctactaattaataaaacactcattgtcaaccaaaatcctatgaaattatcagtttaaccctctaattaaaatagaacatgaataagaaatatggggcagaaatgtaatttcacacaaccaaattttgcagttttttttcaaagccttaCTTACATGTAACCCTAAcatatttctaattaaaaaataaaaataaataaaaaattttctcacacattttgtgtgtgcccatatgctagtatgttataaaaaaaatcctttAGCAAAACAATGGATCAATACaataaaagaatgaatttactcataatatttaaatatttacttTAGGCCTTAAATCAGTTTGCTAATGATTCGATTTCAATGCGAACTCAATACTGAAAGGATATGGACCGACAAACCAGACTCGATAACCATAAAACTGTCTAAGATAAATGCCAGATTAGGAGAAGAAATTTAGAGTGAAATATCGAGGATTTATGAATCAGGAAGAGTTTAGTAAATTGGTAAAGAAAACAAGTACttctcaaaagaaaaagaaaacaagttaTGGGAGCAAGTTCCCTCAGAAGTTGATGAGGTATCTTTCGTGATAATACTAATTAATTTTGTCAATAAGATTGGTGCTGGGAATTTGAATATTTCACTTTGAATCACAatcttttttacttttgttcTTTATTTACTGATAGGGTCATGCTGTGTTAAAATTTAAGAAATCCTGTGACGATTATGTCGAGAAATAGGGCAAGACAATTAAAGGTGTAAATTCCTATCATCCATCCCTATATATAAAAAGCCTCCCCTTAATTTGTTACACACTCCTTTATTTCCATATAAATTTTTAGAGAATTTCCTAACTTAATGTGAAACTTTTTGTATGCTATGGGTTATCAAGTTCAGAAAGGACCAGTTACTAGTGGTAGTGAAGGGAAAGTTTtgacaatgaaaattttgaaaagtatGTCTCTGataaaatgaaggaaaaagagCATCAAAACATAGCTTGGAAGTTTAGTGACATTCTTCTCCATTTGTGATTGGTAGGTTTTAGATTTGACTATCATAAAAGGCGAGTTCGATACTAATTTGTTATGATTAACCGTTGTGTATTTAGTCTGAATTCTCTACTCCTTTtagtaaatatatagttttaaaAGTTGAGAAATCGCTCTTGGATCTTAAATAcctgattttatttttatccatCTGTTGCGTAATGTATGAAAATTAAGAATTAATGCACATATATACTAGCAAATCATTTCAGAATTACAGGGGAAGATTTTAAGGAATCAGACGTTTAATTCTCGTTTTGAATTTGCCCAATTACAGAATTTCACTTTATTCCTGTTACAAACTGTCCTTTGATTAAATAGCAAAAAACGAAGACagtgaagagaagaaagagatcaaCAATTTAGAATCTCATGGAGGCCTTTACTTGGCTAAAGAGAAAAGGGTTTGGGACAGCTGACCAAGTCCCCTTAAGAGAAGAGGTTTTCTCTTTGCCATGCACGAAAACATGCATGACTAGTGCTGCTTTCGATGCATATCAATTTAATTTGTGTAGCCAGCTAGTTTcataattaactttttttttgttataatttgTTTTAGGTTATGTGCCTGCTTGCTGAGCTAGAATTCAACATGCACTGTGGACATTGTGCAGATGATGTCAAGAAATGCTGCAGTAAGACGAAAGGTAAAACATCTGACTTCAATATCCAATGTTTTACGTATAGCATGCATTCAAGTTGAAAAAAAGTTAAATATGTCACTCCCTGCCTCTAAATTTTTTTCTCTATCAGGAGTTGAAAGTGTTGAGGTTGATCAGGTGAACAAAGTAGTGACAGTGGAAGGAAGATTTCGTCATAAACAGCTTCTCAAATGCCTCCGAAGGGCTAACAAGATTGTTAAAGTAAAGAGGTTGGTTACGGAAGAAATACAAGGACAATATGTGATGCAGAACAATTAGCAGGCTAGATTATGCAAGAGTTCCATAAGTATGTAAGCCCAGGAAAAATAGGTTTTACGTTTTCTAAAATAAGGACCTTGAGTATGATTTGAGCacataatagtggggcgatcaAAATTACAGCTCTAACGTGACATATGAGTTTTCCCTAATTGCAATTACTAGGTCAAATCTGCATTTTAAGACTTGGAGAGAATTTTgggtatttttttaattttgtaagcTGTAATCGAACCATCTTACTTTTATCAAATAAAGCATAGGTTTCGAATAATTTCTGAATTGCGGTTGATTTGCTCTATTATTCTGTTGCTTTCATGGGTTAATAGGCTGGCTCTGAGATTTCGGAGGCACTTTGCAAAAATTAAAATGGACCCTTTTATGTACAAGACATTTTTTttagaactttaacaaaaaactctcggtactgttcattttaacaaaaaatcacatttttatgctaaaaagtcaatcctagtactattcactttaccctttattttgtccttacagttaaaactcaaagttttcaagtcattttcattagttttcctttttttttttggtgtttaaaaccttttttttccttttatggtATATTTGTAAGTACGAAACTTACTTAGTATGAAAGTCAACTTTGTAACACAATATCGTCTACTGAACAATAGATAGACGAGTTTAAAGAAACGTATATGTCAAAGAAATGAAGTTTTAAACTAAGAGGAAGTGTATAAAAAGATACAGTATTctccaaaataaaaagtaataacTGGGATACTTTTCAAATTTGTACATATTCAAGTTATGCATACAGAAATTTTCTTGGAATATAGAGAACTAATATATGTAATTAAAAGTTGGGGCCCTTGCAGATGGGAGCCCTGTGCAGCTCCTCCTTTGCCACTCCCCCAAAGCCGCCACTAGGCTTcatattgaagatgaatttTGCAACTTTGCACACAAGGAGGATAAAGAAGATGAGCCAAAGCAGGTATTAATAGATTAAAATGCTTagataaatgaaattattttcaaGAAACATCAACAGTACGAAGGAAATTGCATGTACTGATTTTagacaagaaaaaattgaatgaGGGATGAAGGGGAATGATAAGATACATAAGACATCAAGAATTACATGCAAGCACTATTGAGATGAGATGTTAATGCCAGATTACGTGTGATTGCACAATTAAttctaaattttgattttacgTGCTAAGAAGATCGATATTTCAATGCTATACCAATTGTGCCAAACTAATTActgatttttaattaattttacagaAACTGACATTGTTAAatagggaaaaaaagaagacagAAACAGGAAACATACAACTGAAAAGTAGAAAGAAGTAAAAGATCAAGAGTTTGGAAGCATGAAGAAGTGGTtacccaaaagaaaaagcaCTGGGGATCGTGCTGATGAAAAAGTACCGCAATTTTGCAAACAGAAAATTATAAGTAGCTTTGGTAACAATTGAACCACACAAATTTTTCATATTTCAAGTGTCAACTCTGATTGCTTTCTAATGTATTTTTCTAGGTTATTATACGTGCACTGATAAAAATCAACCTGCACTGTAAATGTTGTATGAAAGATATCAGGAAAGCATGCATGAAAGCGGAAGGTAATTTATGCATCAatctatacacacacacatacttctgaaaataaaatttcagaagtcAGTCCTacgttttgaattctttttgtcCTATGTCTCAGGAGTAGAAAGTGTCGAGTTCGGACATTATGAGAGGACAGCTGGTCCGACATCTGTTTATGTAAGGATAGCAGAGGTTGATTACGTGAACCCATCGCATGTACAGTTTGATCATCATTATAAACCTTTTGTGAAGACAGCAGCTCTGGTGAAAGGAAATTTTAGTATTAAAGAGGTTCTCAAACGCCTTTGGGATCATGCTACCAAGaaaggtgaagttttggagtcatTTGAGAAAAAAGATGAACGAGATGCGACTCCCAAAGGAGCAGGAGAAACTGGCTCCAGCCAAGGAGACGACGACGACGAAGAATATCGGACTCCCAAAGGATCAGAAACTAGCTCCAGCGAAGGAAGCCAAAAAGATGATAATCACTTTAGCGAAGCCGGAGCAGTTTCAAGTTATGGACATCATGACTAgatttacttatttatttattcttacaAAATAACTTTTATGTTCAggtgtaattttttttgtttcaaaaataTCATTCATTGAATAAAGAAGATTAATATAGGAtgatgttatccacacacctctttttacatGTATGTTACCGTTCATAATACCTTACATTCCCTCTATTCCGGCAGAGCTCCCAAATCATGACATCTCCATTCCATATATGGAAGTAAAAATAACTTTAATATAGGAtgatgttatccacacacctctttttacctcTCATACATTTcatgttaatttctgtcattgaattttcttcaatttattcgatcCAAGAGCTAAAAATTGAGAGAAACATGTGAAAGGTAAGAAGACGTATGTGAATAACACCATCCTTAATATATGAAAGAGATTTGTTTTGGTTTAATGCCTTAGCTTATTTGGATTTCACTTTGTAATCCTAACTATTCTTTTTTCAGTAacatgaaagaaaaagagaaaagaaacacTAAGTAATAACTAGTTTAACTCTAACACCTCAAAGTAGtcaatgaaaagagtttgaactaAACATGAAAAAGGCTCTGCGAGCTCTTGAAATCCATCTTACCATTTAAACCAAGTTGGCTAACTCGTCAGTTGGAAAATTACGCTCTCTATGAACATGTTACAAATTGAAACTCCAGTTCGCTTTAATCAAACTTCTGCACTCGAGACAAGACCATAGTGGGAATGATTAAGGCTAAAAGAACCATGAATGAGAGAGGACCAACAAAGCATAATCAACCTCCACAATATGATAAAGACAAATTTCTAGctttaacaaaatattcatcGTTCGCAAGATAACTTTTTTTCTATTTCTCTTAACCAATTTATAGGCAACTCAATGACCTGATCATTACAGGTAGCCTAACTTTTAAAAGGGCAATACTGCTAATGGAAAAAGAAGCATAAGTTGactaagattttttattttttatttatttttgtaagcCTAATAATCCAATGACTGGAAATATATCCATATATAAGTCCAATTAAGAATCCAGGTAACAGAAACTCATTTGCACTAAAACCCAATCACTTTCCCTGCAGAGATCATCCATTTTTGGTAAAATGGTAGTCCAATATAACCATGcaatcaaaatatttattttctgaaattgTTCTCAAGTTTGTTTAAGCAAGGcacataattaattataattaaaaccAGATGCATGAGACAATCTTATTTATATCTAACATCTTGAAACCCCTCACATTGTATGAGTTTTTCATGTTGCTTGCTTGTGATTGAGTTTTGCTTTTCTAATTTATATTGTATATCTGCTGAATTTTTTGtgtaattttgttttggttaagaGGAAAGATAATCAGAACATCCAAAATGAGAAGAATAATAATACTCAGTCCAGCAAAGAAATTGTATATGCATTGTGAAGGATGCAAAAGTAAGGTTATCAAATGCTTCAGAGGTCTTGAGGGTAATTACCAATTATTTCTTGTAGGTGTTTGGTTGGATACATCAATGTTTACATGTGTTTGGTTGGATACATCTTTAATGTTTACATGCATATATAATTTTTGTGAATTCGTTAGGCATCGAAGATGTTGTGGTTGATTACGCGAATCATAGAGTACTTATTACGGGGAAAAAGGGCCGATCCCTTGAAGATTTTAGAGAGATTGCAGAAGAAGTACAGCAGCTATGTTGAACTTATCTCCCCAAAATCGAAGCCtgaaaacaaagagaaaaaagagCCCCAAAAGCGAGAAAAGGTATGTTTTTACGGTCATGCATTCTTCATGTTAGTGcacaaaaattcataaaatattCAATTTCGAATGCATATTATTTAAAGATGTGAGTGAAAAAACCGTTACGTTTAGCATTATCAATCTTAGTGTTGGTATTGCAAATTAGTGCAGGATCAGGTGAAAGTTGTGGGGTTGAAAATGTTGATGCATTGTGAAGATTGCGCAAATGATATTAAGAAAGACTTGGAGAAAATGAAGGGGTAAAAAATATCCCAATGTGATTCTTATTTCTCTTAAAATTCGTTGACAGTGAGGGGATCAGTTGATCCACCAAAGCTGCTAGAATACATTAAAaaaagggacactttggatgcggtccctaactatcaatattctttgattgaaa is a window from the Malus domestica chromosome 16, GDT2T_hap1 genome containing:
- the LOC103403372 gene encoding heavy metal-associated isoprenylated plant protein 7-like; amino-acid sequence: MGYQVQKGPVTSGSEGKVLTMKILKTKNEDSEEKKEINNLESHGGLYLAKEKRVMCLLAELEFNMHCGHCADDVKKCCSKTKGVESVEVDQVNKVVTVEGRFRHKQLLKCLRRANKIVKVIIRALIKINLHCKCCMKDIRKACMKAEGVESVEFGHYERTAGPTSVYVRIAEVDYVNPSHVQFDHHYKPFVKTAALVKGNFSIKEVLKRLWDHATKKGEVLESFEKKDERDATPKGAGETGSSQGDDDDEEYRTPKGSETSSSEGSQKDDNHFSEAGAVSSYGHHD